One window from the genome of Alkalihalobacillus sp. LMS6 encodes:
- a CDS encoding glycoside hydrolase family 32 protein, producing the protein MRDHLNEIKKANDYIQEKQKEVVNRAFEPVYHFTPPVGWLNDPNGLIQHNGTYHLFYQFHPYSKDWGPMHWGHATSENLVDWKNESVALAPSEPYEVGERKEGYGCFSGSAVVYEDKLTLIYTGHVDSNTPKEVQCIATSNDGMMFVKSEYNPVIPSPPPSLSADFRDPKVWSYEDKWYMVVGTSENGHGGAALFRSENLTNWDYLGLAAKSNGEFGDMWECPDLFPLHNKHALVFSPMNMEEGKNLIMIGDMDYSSGRFTHDHFEEMDDGLDFYAAQTFLDEKGRRILIAWMDQWGTDFPSKQEGWAGAMTIPRVVSLTADNAVRFEPVEELQALRREMEQVSGFTMSGTWSPVTKGQAIEMNVQVNVKNQETPFCIHVLKSDDGKEYTEIIVDPNKNQVRMDINQSGDVSGVTTTQLAESHTLTLHLFIDRCSVELFINNGERVMTNRVYPKQTSERIEFISTELIQVDHLKIWTLAR; encoded by the coding sequence ATGAGAGACCATCTAAATGAAATTAAGAAGGCGAATGACTACATACAAGAAAAACAAAAAGAGGTGGTAAATCGGGCGTTTGAACCTGTTTATCATTTTACACCACCAGTAGGATGGCTAAACGATCCAAACGGGTTGATTCAACATAACGGAACGTACCATCTTTTTTATCAATTTCATCCGTATTCAAAAGATTGGGGACCAATGCACTGGGGGCATGCGACAAGTGAAAATTTAGTAGATTGGAAGAATGAATCCGTAGCTCTAGCACCTTCTGAGCCTTATGAAGTAGGAGAACGAAAAGAGGGATATGGTTGCTTCTCAGGTAGTGCCGTCGTTTATGAAGACAAGCTTACACTAATTTATACTGGCCATGTTGACTCCAATACGCCGAAAGAAGTACAGTGCATCGCAACATCAAACGATGGCATGATGTTTGTTAAGTCAGAATATAATCCAGTTATCCCAAGTCCTCCTCCATCATTAAGCGCGGATTTCCGTGATCCAAAGGTTTGGTCCTATGAAGATAAGTGGTATATGGTCGTTGGAACTAGTGAAAATGGCCATGGAGGAGCAGCATTGTTTCGTTCTGAGAATCTAACAAACTGGGATTATCTTGGCTTGGCTGCAAAGAGTAATGGTGAGTTTGGCGATATGTGGGAATGTCCTGACTTATTCCCGCTTCATAATAAACATGCGCTCGTTTTCTCTCCTATGAATATGGAAGAGGGAAAAAACCTGATTATGATCGGCGACATGGATTATTCAAGTGGACGATTTACTCATGATCATTTTGAAGAAATGGATGATGGTCTTGACTTTTATGCTGCCCAAACATTTCTGGATGAAAAAGGAAGGCGAATTTTGATTGCATGGATGGATCAGTGGGGTACAGATTTCCCATCAAAACAAGAAGGATGGGCAGGTGCGATGACAATCCCGCGCGTGGTGAGTCTCACAGCGGACAATGCGGTTCGGTTTGAGCCAGTAGAAGAATTACAAGCACTGCGAAGAGAAATGGAACAGGTAAGCGGCTTTACAATGAGTGGTACTTGGAGTCCTGTAACCAAAGGACAAGCGATTGAAATGAACGTGCAGGTTAATGTGAAGAATCAAGAAACCCCTTTTTGTATACATGTGTTGAAATCTGATGATGGAAAAGAATACACAGAAATTATTGTTGATCCAAATAAGAATCAGGTTCGCATGGATATAAATCAATCAGGTGATGTCTCTGGTGTGACAACCACGCAGTTAGCGGAGAGTCATACGTTAACACTTCATCTTTTCATCGATAGGTGCTCGGTTGAATTGTTTATCAACAATGGAGAGAGAGTCATGACAAATCGAGTTTATC
- a CDS encoding MFS transporter, whose translation MNVFRNQKYWFSSGYMFLFFITWSIWWSFYAIWLNHSLELSGTQVGTIYSFNSAGALLFMLFYGVIQDKLGVKKHLLWFQSVILVFIGPFLIYVYEPLLVNHFYIGVVLGAVYLGAGFVAGAGFLESYTEKISRAFNFEFGKARMWGSLGYAVAALGAGTLMSINPHLNFWLASAAGVAFFILNMRFKVNEAVVKEEKEEKQITKHDLLSIFKSRTFLFLLVYLFGTVCVYTVYDQQLFPVYFVEQFNDQSVGNQVYGYLNSVQVFLEALFLFLAPFIVHKIGVKQALILAGTVMGFRIIGSAIVTSGVGISFMKMLHAVELPILLIAVFKYISLNFDARLSATIYLIGFKVSSEIGVIIFSALVGSIYDRTNYETTFYILGSIVMAFVIFAAFTLKRDTSLPMKGNYFREGSRKDERRA comes from the coding sequence TTGAACGTATTTAGAAATCAAAAGTATTGGTTTTCATCAGGTTATATGTTTTTATTTTTTATTACGTGGTCAATTTGGTGGTCATTTTATGCGATATGGTTGAATCATTCGCTTGAATTATCTGGGACTCAGGTAGGGACCATTTATTCGTTTAACTCTGCCGGTGCTTTATTATTTATGCTGTTTTATGGCGTTATTCAAGACAAGCTGGGCGTTAAGAAACATTTGCTTTGGTTTCAGAGCGTGATACTCGTCTTTATTGGGCCGTTTTTAATCTACGTATACGAACCTTTATTAGTCAACCACTTTTACATTGGTGTTGTTCTGGGAGCCGTCTATTTAGGAGCGGGTTTTGTTGCTGGAGCCGGGTTCCTTGAGTCGTATACGGAAAAAATAAGTCGTGCGTTCAATTTTGAGTTTGGTAAAGCGCGAATGTGGGGATCGTTAGGTTATGCTGTGGCGGCGCTTGGTGCAGGAACGCTTATGAGCATAAACCCACACCTAAATTTTTGGTTAGCATCTGCTGCTGGTGTCGCATTTTTTATTTTGAACATGAGGTTTAAGGTCAATGAAGCTGTCGTAAAAGAAGAAAAAGAGGAGAAACAGATTACAAAACATGATTTGCTATCCATTTTTAAAAGTCGAACTTTTCTGTTCTTGTTAGTTTACCTTTTTGGAACAGTTTGTGTGTATACCGTCTATGATCAACAATTATTTCCGGTTTATTTTGTGGAACAATTTAATGATCAATCGGTAGGCAATCAAGTTTATGGATATTTAAATTCCGTTCAAGTTTTTCTGGAAGCGCTATTTTTGTTTCTTGCCCCTTTTATTGTTCATAAAATCGGTGTGAAGCAAGCTTTAATTCTAGCAGGAACAGTCATGGGGTTTCGAATTATTGGTTCTGCAATTGTAACAAGTGGAGTCGGTATTTCTTTCATGAAAATGCTTCATGCTGTGGAGCTACCAATTTTACTCATTGCAGTATTTAAGTACATCTCACTTAACTTTGATGCGAGGCTGTCAGCCACAATCTACTTAATTGGATTTAAAGTGTCGAGTGAGATTGGTGTTATCATTTTTTCAGCCCTTGTGGGTTCGATTTATGATCGGACGAATTACGAAACGACTTTTTATATTCTTGGAAGTATTGTTATGGCGTTCGTTATTTTTGCAGCGTTTACATTGAAGCGTGATACATCTTTACCAATGAAGGGGAATTATTTTAGAGAAGGAAGTAGAAAGGATGAGAGACGAGCATGA
- a CDS encoding multidrug effflux MFS transporter, with translation MTKPFFYTLALLLAYASISTDLYLPALPEMSAALGTTQGALEITVSTYLLGFAVGQLFWGPLSDRYGRKLPLAGGLVFFVIGSVGCAFSTDVWHLIVGRTVQALGASASVVLARAMIRDLFQREEAARVLSTLTAIMIIAPMLGPIIGAQLLSISSWPIIFILLACIGLATLASLPKVIPETLPSSSREQIFLLSTLKHYWLLCTNRLFLSYALACATLNAGIFAFVAGSPFAYISYYNVSPTVYGILFAVNSLGIMAVNMLNRRLIPTYGGDRLLLIGASCATIVGGLLVIITITGYASLFAFALLLFLFVSSSGFIVANSISGGLAAVQTGTGSASALLGFAQYGGGMLGSSLLSLFASGTPLPLAIITFLAGSACLLATLVIVKERKRHVKKAA, from the coding sequence ATGACAAAGCCTTTCTTCTACACACTTGCGCTTTTATTAGCGTACGCTTCAATCTCAACAGATCTTTATTTGCCTGCACTTCCAGAAATGAGTGCTGCTCTTGGCACGACGCAAGGTGCATTAGAAATTACCGTCTCTACCTATCTTCTAGGTTTTGCAGTCGGTCAGCTCTTTTGGGGCCCTTTAAGCGATCGCTATGGACGAAAGCTCCCTCTCGCGGGCGGGCTCGTTTTTTTCGTCATTGGTTCTGTAGGATGCGCCTTTTCCACTGACGTGTGGCATTTGATTGTTGGTCGAACGGTTCAAGCCTTAGGAGCAAGCGCAAGCGTTGTGCTAGCTCGAGCGATGATACGGGATCTTTTTCAACGCGAAGAAGCAGCTCGAGTCTTGTCTACACTCACTGCAATTATGATTATTGCCCCGATGCTCGGACCAATTATCGGTGCACAACTATTATCAATCTCATCGTGGCCTATTATTTTTATTTTGTTAGCGTGCATTGGTCTTGCCACATTGGCCTCTTTACCAAAAGTGATCCCTGAAACACTGCCATCATCTTCACGTGAACAAATCTTCCTTCTATCTACTCTGAAACACTATTGGTTATTATGCACAAATCGCCTGTTTCTTTCTTATGCGTTGGCATGCGCTACCTTAAATGCTGGAATCTTTGCGTTTGTCGCTGGTTCCCCTTTTGCCTACATTAGTTATTACAACGTATCTCCAACTGTTTACGGGATTCTATTTGCAGTCAATTCATTAGGAATTATGGCGGTCAATATGCTTAATCGCAGACTCATTCCTACTTACGGAGGAGACCGCCTCCTTTTAATAGGTGCGAGCTGTGCCACTATCGTAGGTGGTTTACTAGTGATAATCACAATAACTGGATATGCCAGTCTGTTCGCTTTCGCACTCTTGCTGTTTTTGTTTGTATCTTCAAGTGGCTTTATCGTTGCCAACTCCATTTCTGGAGGCCTAGCAGCGGTTCAGACTGGTACAGGTTCAGCTTCTGCACTGTTAGGGTTTGCCCAATATGGAGGAGGCATGCTTGGATCTTCTCTACTCAGTCTGTTTGCATCTGGTACACCCCTTCCCTTAGCTATCATCACTTTTCTAGCAGGAAGTGCCTGTCTTCTCGCAACACTCGTCATTGTTAAAGAGAGAAAGCGACATGTCAAAAAGGCAGCTTAA